DNA from Lemur catta isolate mLemCat1 chromosome 7, mLemCat1.pri, whole genome shotgun sequence:
taatgatttgcACATGTGAGTCAATTATAGCTTATTAAATCTTCTGACAGTCAATTTTGAGTAAACGTTTCGCAGTATGTTGAAGGAGTTGTGTAGTAAGTGTTCAGGTGGAAAGAGATATCTGAATGAGGGCACTCCTTCCAGTGACCTAACTGGGATGAAATTATGGCTGCACACTTCTTTACCAAGGTtattttttcccagagaaacacCTACAACACACTTCTATAAAGCCTTTAAAGTATTATACCTTCTTTCCCTTTGCACATCCACTTCTGAGACTACTTAAATTGTGATGTGTATAATCACACTGGAACTCCTGCAATAGATGCAGAAATGTTCTTCCTGCTACCTTCTTCTTTACTTTtagaacttgaaaatatttttaacattacaaAAGGAATTCaagtttttaagtaaatttaaaaaaacgtAGACATAGAAGACAATAagcatgtaaaaaaattaaaaacctcagAGTGCTACATATCTCCCATTTGTCTTCCCAGATCTGCTTTTTACCCATTTCCACCATGACATAATCCCAAGAGACTGACCTGTATGGACTGTATCAACACACTCCCTTGCATGTGGCTTCTGGGAAACACTGGCACAGGACACTGAGGTTTGGGTACTTCCCTGGCTCTTCCCCTCCTGGGTCAGGTGTTGCTGATGTTCCACCAAATGCCTCAGCTCCTGACAGCTGGTTCTCTTACCACAGCTCTGCAAGGTCCAGTAACTGCCCACACCTTTTGCCCCTTCAGGTATTGAGCTGATCACTATCCCTGGGTGCAGCATTATCCTTGAAGCTTTTCCTAAACTCTGCCCACAACTTTGCAAATAGTTTCTTTATTAAATTCCCCTCAATTATCTAGACTGAGTGAGTCACCAATTTCCTTCAGTTGCCCTGAATGATAATATAGACCATTTTCTACAATTTATCTCCTGCTAACAACTTGATATTTATTCTCCCAGACATGTGTTTTTTTTTGGAATAAACaaacttttatttacaaaaaattaaaatcatactataaatgtaaatatttagttTATAACCTGATTTTATAATCAATAAATTACAGACACTGATTTAATGTAATGCAATTGAAATTATTCAAGTCTAAATTCATTAGACTGACTTGTAGAGAATTCTCCACTGTAAGCATAACTATTTTCCAATGTTATAATCCTGTATTCTCCTCCATTCATGTAGCAAAGAGACCCAGTGAAAGTGTGTTACTCATtgttcttgaaatattttccccaCTCTCTTGTTCATGGCCTACCattttgctgaaattatttttcacctatcagCTGCATATCAAGTACATTCCCATGTGGCTTCAATTTCACCACTCTGAAACTGCTCTTGCTAAGTTACCTACAGTCGCCACATTGCTAAATCTCAGAAGGATTAAACAAGTACCCACACTATCTCATCTTGAATCACTTTCATTTCTGTATTCTGCAAACTTACATTCCTGTTTGGGTTTCGTCCTACCTCTCTTGTCCATTTGTGTTAATCTTTGCTAGATTTTACAACTCTGCCAGACTCTTAAATGATGCACTATTCCATTGTTTATCCTGTATATCCTTATGTTGACAGCCACGTATGGGTCTCCTGCAATTTCTTCAATTAAAATACAACTTAAATATTGTTTACTCTTTAATTTATACATTCAACCCTGATTCTTCCCTGAGCTAAAAGACTTCTGTATCCAATAACAATAGGCAGTGAGTGTTTGTAGAACActgaggaaaatttttttttgtggacatatgttttaattctcttgggtatccatctagaaatggaattgctgagtgATAGggtaactgtatttttaatagttttagaaACTATAagacagttttccaaaatgattgcaccattttacatttcctccAACAGTATAAGAGGGCTCTAATTTTCCATgttctcaccaacacttttttcttgtcttatctttttattctaaCTGTACAAGTAGGTGTAAAGTAGTATCCCATtgagcttttattttcatttctctggacaCTCTcacaaaattttagaagaaaatatatcagCTTGTACTGCAAGGAACAGGGACAATGGAAAGTGAAAGGTCTGTGGACTCGTAGCAGGCAATGGTCAGgaaatatgacaaaaaaaaaaaaaactactcagCTATAACATGGGcaatatttttctggaaaaggaaGGATGATCCAGACGATGGAACCAAAAGGTCCAGAACGTAGAGACAAGTCACATGGAGCAAACTTAACATGGACTAGGACTAGGCCTTGATCAAGAAAAATAGCAATTTGTATCCAGTTGGATTTTGGCAATGTCATGGGCTGGTGATTTTTATGTGACTGCTATATTCACACTTTGTAAACAAAAGTGTTTACAGAAGTTTTCTTACCTGTCTATGAACAAGGTCTGTTAGGTGTATAGGGAGCAGGTGACTTGTCTCTTTAGTTCACATGTCTTCAATTCAAATTATGGCAGGTaactacttttgaaaaaaaatgaatacaatttagAATTTTCAGCAGATtatatgttttttcttaattgtaaatTTAACTCAATTTCATTAGAGGTAACTCACTATAGGCCTCTGATTTACTATATGATATCTATAAATCCATCTAGTACTAAAAAAATGCTCCACACTGGGTAATGATGTATGGTCATCAATATTGTGGCCAAAGAAAATTTCCTATTATGATTATATCTATGGAAATTATTGtattaaattctataaaataacaggtgtcactaagaaaatatttttctaccaaGCTCTCTCTTCAGAGCCCCCTTGATCTCCTTGTTCCTGAGACTGTAGATGAGGGGGTTCAACATGGGGATGACCACCATGTAGAACACAGACACCACCTTGTTCTGGTCAGTCGAGTAGCTGGACTTGGGCATCACATAAATGAATGTGATGGTCCCATAGAACAGAGTGACCGCAGTGAGGTGGGAggtgcaggtggagaaggccttgTGGCGCCCCTCGCTGGAGCGCATCTTCAGGATGGTGATGAGGATCTACATGTAGGAGACGGCTATGACAAACACAGTGATGACAATGACAGAGCCAGCAGTAAATGAGGGAACAGCTGCGGGGACACTGGTATCAAAACAGGAGAGTTCAATTAAGGGagcaaaatcacagaaaaaatgaTTGACTCTATTTGGGccacagaaagataaagaaaagaaggaaaaggtaaaGGAGGAAGCATTAAGAAAACCACCTGTGTAAGCCACTACGAGTAACTGGACACAGACTTGTGTGGACATTTTGGTTGAATAAAGCAGCGGGTTGCAGATTGCCACAAAGCGGTCATATGCCATGGCAGCCAGAAGGAAGCATTCAACTGTTCCAAAGAAAACCGCTGAACCAAGCTGGATGGCACATCCAAGGTAGGAGATTGTATTTCTCTCCACCAGGAAGTTTACAAGCATGTTGGGGGTGACAGAAGATGAATAGCCTATGTCAGCAGAAGCCAAGtggctaagaaaaaaatacataggatGATGGAGCTGAGAGGAGATTCTGATTAGAATGATTGTGCTGAGGTTGCCAGATATGGTCACCAGGTAAATGCACAGGATGATCATGAAGAGGACGACTCGAAGGACTGGATTATCTGTTAAGCCCAATAAAATGAACCCTGTCTCAGCAGTATGGTTCCCATCCATCCAGGAATCCATGAGACAATGTAGCTGGTGCCAAAATGGACCTGTTATGAGACCAGTACCATAGTTACAaatttgttggtttattttcatTAGTACACATGGAAGTCATTATAAAGATATTCAAGTACCagtacatttttatatgaaatgaaatgaaatgggttttgaaaattatttttatcacaaaCAATAGAAAATCTTCTTTCCAATAATGTTCTTTTCTTGTCATAGTATTTCCAAAAATGCAGTTAAAGTGGCTTTAAATTCAaggcattaaaaaatacaagacaGATGAGAATAATAACAAAGATTGGTGAgtataccaaaaaaagaaaaatatacatatggagtttttaaataaagactttagtaatagctaacattttttacATTCTTACTAAATGTTAAGAGGCTGAGAAATTTGTATCCATAGTCTGGTTCACTTCCCACAAAATAATATtagtttcattattattttatagattcatAAACTGAGTCTGaaagaggttatgtaacttgGATGAGGTATCGTAGCAAGTGTTGGCATCAGAATGTGAACCCCAGGAAGACTCACTATTCATTCCTTAGTAACTACACAGCAAATAAAGTTGAATAATACCATGAAGTCCAACACACCTGGCAATAAGTGGATAAGTTTATCCTTTATGCCTTCTGCCATCTAATGTGTCAAAGAGGAAGTTGGTTAGTAACATATTTCACAATATCTATCGGTTAAAtaagaccattttttaaaaagaagaaataaaattgtttttgaccctattaccacaaagaaatttcaaattactATTATGAATTAGGTAACTTTTATGGTAAATTAAGtgggtatttaaaaaatatttataattaaatattgttttggttttttttttacttaaaaaattttttatttcaggaaattatgggggtacaaacattttggttacatgttttatttttaagtagtttGAAATATCAATGTAATCACTATGTAAAAAGCatcattaatatttatgatataattaaaatagatTCATTTGAATAAATCAGATAACTTCCTTTTATAACAGTGTTTTCTAATTGGGGTTTTGCataatgaataatattattttcaacatAATATATAGCTTAATAAAGTATACCCTAAGCATTGACGAAGGATCATCGAGCTAGTGGCCAAGTTGATCCTCATCTCCTAGTTTTCTGACTTTATATGCCAAGCTTTGTCTAATCTGTTGTTGCTTCTAAGCTAAAATCATTTGGACTCATAAGCAAAGTAAGCCTTTATGCAAATAATTACAAcctctttacatttttaaatttttaagtaaagtCTTTATAATATCCATAAGTGCCCAAAGTGTCTCAAAGCTAGTGAGTTTATTAACATTATCGCAGAGTGCCCAGTTTGAATAGTGGTGAAAGACCATCTGACTTTCTTTCTTATGAGCAGATAAATAAAGAATCCTGGTGCTTGTTATATGCCTGTTTATTTACATGAAATTGATGGTGGAAACAGAGCAGTTCACCCAAAGTTGCTCGGTAGCTGATTGCTTAATCACATCTGCCCTGTTTCTGCACTATGGCTTGTGAGTACAGATCTAAAGTGTTCTCAAAGGGTAAATGAAAATCAGTACATCAGATTCAttaacaaaatccaacatcttACCTCTTGTAATGAGAACTCATTCATCTTTCAGtaacaaattaaatttataatggTTATATAGGTATCTTtcattattgttttcctttgaggAAATATCTCTGAAGACCCTAGAGGGTCAAATGTGAATTCAAAATCATCATGGAGCATCATTATTTTCTATAGTGGATGCTGAGCAGTTCAATTCACTCACAAAAACAACTAATCTTTCCAGATTCTGTCAATTCTCAAGTGgtcaatttattcttttgtttctctctagGTTCATAGTTCTATAACCTTTGTTAATAATTAGTAGAG
Protein-coding regions in this window:
- the LOC123642390 gene encoding LOW QUALITY PROTEIN: olfactory receptor 502-like (The sequence of the model RefSeq protein was modified relative to this genomic sequence to represent the inferred CDS: substituted 1 base at 1 genomic stop codon), which gives rise to MDSWMDGNHTAETGFILLGLTDNPVLRVVLFMIILCIYLVTISGNLSTIILIRISSQLHHPMYFFLSHLASADIGYSSSVTPNMLVNFLVERNTISYLGCAIQLGSAVFFGTVECFLLAAMAYDRFVAICNPLLYSTKMSTQVCVQLLVVAYTGGFLNASSFTFSFFSLSFCGPNRVNHFFCDFAPLIELSCFDTSVPAAVPSFTAGSVIVITVFVIAVSYMXILITILKMRSSEGRHKAFSTCTSHLTAVTLFYGTITFIYVMPKSSYSTDQNKVVSVFYMVVIPMLNPLIYSLRNKEIKGALKRELGRKIFS